Part of the Babylonia areolata isolate BAREFJ2019XMU chromosome 4, ASM4173473v1, whole genome shotgun sequence genome, gttaacccATCTGATCTGATATCACTTTCAGTGGAAAGACTTTAAACTGATGACAActattacgcacacacacaggtaaaagagacagagagttctaAGCGAAACCcattccccactcccttcccaaaccacctaaactcttttttttttcttttttttttttaaattaaatccATCTGATCTAATATCACTCgtgtggaaagacgtaaaattgaaggTAACTATCAGTattgcacatacatgtatacagaaataaaacagacagagagaagccaaACCCACTGCCTGCTCCCTTCCCCaaccacttttttgtttttgttgttattattttttaatatccATCTGATCTTTTATAACTTTAAATGGAGAAGATATAAAATTAAAgacgactgacacacacacacacacacacacacacagaggtagaacaGACACAGAGTTCTAGCCAGATACCAACCTTGCATCCTTCACAGGTAAGAGCACCAAAATGAAAACCTGAGGATGGCGAGCCACACACACGACAAGGTATCCCAGACACATGAATGCCGCTCACCGATCTCTTCCCTTCCCCTGCAATCATGCAATGTGACACTGTGAGGGAAAGTTAAAAATGATTAaactggtggtgctggtgtggtgTTATCTCTGATTCCAGGCTCCTGACTTCACACTGTTAGGTCAATAAGCTGAATGGAGCATGCAGCAATGACCAAACCACCTGAATCTGGAGTAAAGGCGGACTTGTCTTCATATCACTATTATCAGTGAGTCTGTTCTTTTAAGCAAGTTTGTGTCTGATCAAAACATGAATTAAGTGTGCTGTTCCACCCTTTTATTTTTCATCCTTGTAGCTTTgtaaaggtctttttttttcttcttcttcttctcaaatgaAACATTCTACAATCAGTTAAGCACAGTTGGACACTATAACAGTATTCAAGTATTATATAGCATCTTggcaaagtatatatatatatatatatatatatatatatatatttcatatataATCTCTGTCACCTACCTGGATAATTCATGTTCAGCTTAAGACACTTCTGGTAGCGGCAGAACTGGCACTGCACTCGACTCTCCTTCGTTATCTTACATAAACTGTCCCGGAGACATACAAACTTCTGCTTTTCTTGCTTGGATGCCCGAATAAAAAATTTCTGGAAGGAGAAAAAACATAAGAATAAAATATTTGAAAAGTAACGATAGTACAAACCTACAGCATAATACCTGTATGTATTTCATCAATCTTATACTTTTAGATCTATATCTTAAACTAAGTTAAAGTGCTGTACAATGACAAATTACaaaataaattataaacactCCAGTCAGAGACcagctacacaaaacacaccccacaTAATGTGCATATTATATATTTATCATAAATAATATACCTATAGATATTACCCGGGCAGTTTTATCTATAAATGCACAATTTAtaagttctacacacacacacacacacacacacacacacacacagagtagtcagTACAGAAATGAATGCATGGGTACACACGTGCATGAATGCTTACTATATCATGGGAAGTACTCATTCATGCacagcatgtacatgtgtgtacatgtatcgcaGCATATAAACTTGCAGTACACAggtaactgtgtgtttgtgtttgtttaaatacatgtgaaagacagagagtgttATGTTAATGGGTGCATTATGGAGTCTTAAAGAAATGTTGATCTTTCGGCGACCAGCTCTCTTGGTGAATTTCTTGTAAATGACATGAATTATTTCTTAAAGTACTTAATTTGATACTAATGTTAAGCCAAGAGGAGCCTTAActccttttgcttttttttttccaaaccaaaCAATCTGTCTATAGTCATATtgactatctatctatagatcaaTCTCTCTATATACAttgtatacaaacacatacatctaACACCATTAAACCATCACAGATTCTTTGTTTGACTTGGTACAGGTTTTTGTTTGCCAGGCAATATGCTGCATCCATGCATCAGTTGATGTTTTTGGCATCCATTTTGCTTGCAGATGAGATTATTGTTCTAAGCCACCCTAACTTGGCCTAAAGGTACTGAAATACATAAAATCCTTAAGAAGTTAAGGTGACCAGGTAAAAAGCTGTATTTGTTACTATTGAAAACTTATCGCTATAAGTACAACATAAACAAACCTACATAAGAGGATTACAGTGGCTTACTCTGAACTATGAAATCTAAATAACTGAGCCATTTCATACTactacttaaaaacaaaaaaaacttttgttGTTTTAATAAAAGGTGTCAAAAAACACTAAAAGGACAGTACAGTAGCATATATATCATAATAATGTCCAATTTTAAGAAGGTGCTACTGGGAGAAAGGTAAAAATACTGATAAATTTCAACTGTAAACCATAGTTAATATGATCAATGTGATATTGAAACTGCAGGTCACTACCTGACAATCAGATACATGACATGACAGAACTTTGTGAACAGCTGGATAGTGTATTCTGTTATGCATGGATATATACAGCCTGTGATACTCATGGAAGACAGAGAATTAATGGAGAAAACAAAAGGACTGAATGCAGTAAATATGAGTGACTGAAGAACTGAACatattttcatcccccccccccccccccccccccgccccccccccttgtcatattcttttttttttcttctttttttttctttttaatgaatgTATCCTATTCCTAATATCATCAATGATGAAGAGATAATAACTGaaccactgaactgaactgaattataTAACAGCATGCCTCTCACCTTGCAAGCCTCACAGACGAAGGCACCACAGTAGAAGCCAGCAGCTGTATCCTCACACACCTGGCATTGGCCACTGTCAAAGTGAGCAGCCTTGCCTGGCACCTCTGTGGAGCTGGGGGTCTCCACTCTCCAGTCTCCACCACAGGTGTATGCATCCCCCGGATCTGTTGCACTGTGCaccctgtttgtctttctctgcctctctcccccattgGAACACTCTGATGAACTGATAGTTGGATGCTTGTCAACATCTCGGCTGTTTGGCTGAAGATGTGTGGGCGATCTTTCCCTTGGTATGCATCTGTTCACCATCACTGATGAGACAGCACCTTCTTGCAGTCCTCTTTTCTGGTGACGAAAGTCTGTACCCTTTCTAGCAAAGCCCACAGGTTTCTCTGGTGTTGAACTGTCAGCCTTGCTACAGTGCACTTTGCCACATGTGAGTAGCTCTTTTCTCTCAAACCCATTGGACATGTTTTTGTTCGAGCATGGATGATTTATGCTACTGTTACAAGATTCCTGTTCTAAGCGGCACTTTTCAGTGACTTGCGCGAAGCCAGCATTATCATTTCTGAGCAGTGGATGGTCAACAGACCTGTTTGCATCATTGTCATGATCTCTAATGGCAGTAGAGTTCTGTGGTGTAAAAGAATAGAGTGCATTTGTACCATAAGAAGAATCATGCGCTAGATTTGATCCGGCCTCATCTGAACTATTGTATGCTATGGAACTGCTATCTGCCAGTGGTGTGGACCCTTTGTCTGCACTCATTCCTGACATAACCTTTTTCCAGTGTAAGTGAGTGACAGCAGATTCTTCAGAGGTGTTGCCTGGAAAATATTTTGAGAAAAATATGCTCTTTCCAGAAACTTTCTTCAATACTTCACTGTTATCATGCAAGTCAGTCCGTGAATTAGTTTCACTGATTCCGCTTTCAGTTTTCTTACAAGTATGATTTTCTTTGAGAGCCGGTGCATGTGAAAGCTCTACGGTGGGATTTCTGGAAGGCTGACAGTTATGACACCTGTCAGGATAATGGCACTGTTTGAAAGAAGCATAGTTCTGTTTGTCAACATCCGTGCTCACACTTTTCCTGAAGTCCTCCCTCCTGGAAGGGGTTTCTAAGTCCCCCCAAAACAGACCGTAATCAATCTGACCCTGACAGATAGTGCATTTATCAGCTGGAGAAACCATGAAGAAAAGTTGGAAGTTTTGCTGACAAATTTAATGCTGATGAAGGGACGATGTTCAGTTGGCTCCGCCCATTTTAATATTCATTTGTGCACACCTgcaagaaaaatatataaatacattgtatttttttatacatttttttttttttaattgtgataaatgcaaacaaatgaatagagGTCCAGTGTTTAACACCCACCTAAAAAATGATATATGAGATTTCCTGAATTGATCCTTAATTTGTGCACAGGAATTTTGTCATGTCCTTCCTGATTTGAATTAGATGGAGGTTTGAGTGCTGGTCTTGAAGCTGAAAAAGATAtttaaatcaaaaaaacaaaactcaacACCTTAATCAtaatggctcacgtgtgattcccactgaacaacaacaaaaatgaaaatgctGATGGTGAAAGACGGGAGAGGGACTTATTAGTACATAAATATAATGATCCAAATCAAATCTTTGCCCGTCATCAGAAACAAGTGTTTTTCAATCCAAAAGTAGAATGCTGTAAACTGAACATTtctaacttaactcactcagtacggccagtcctctcttctcctctacacagacccctcggatgtccagtgggtgtctgaatgacccaacctttagcttccgtcgtcagaattgtggtattctttgtcaacattcacctcttcagtgtaagagccttccgcttgcaatattttgatggtggtaattggggtgaaacgctgttaacgtcgtctctttcgccgttcgtatggagagagttaagcagccCACACAGAACAGCGTTCCTTTGTTTTACAGTCACAGATATCCATCA contains:
- the LOC143281308 gene encoding uncharacterized protein LOC143281308 produces the protein MVSPADKCTICQGQIDYGLFWGDLETPSRREDFRKSVSTDVDKQNYASFKQCHYPDRCHNCQPSRNPTVELSHAPALKENHTCKKTESGISETNSRTDLHDNSEVLKKVSGKSIFFSKYFPGNTSEESAVTHLHWKKVMSGMSADKGSTPLADSSSIAYNSSDEAGSNLAHDSSYGTNALYSFTPQNSTAIRDHDNDANRSVDHPLLRNDNAGFAQVTEKCRLEQESCNSSINHPCSNKNMSNGFERKELLTCGKVHCSKADSSTPEKPVGFARKGTDFRHQKRGLQEGAVSSVMVNRCIPRERSPTHLQPNSRDVDKHPTISSSECSNGGERQRKTNRVHSATDPGDAYTCGGDWRVETPSSTEVPGKAAHFDSGQCQVCEDTAAGFYCGAFVCEACKKFFIRASKQEKQKFVCLRDSLCKITKESRVQCQFCRYQKCLKLNMNYPGEGKRSVSGIHVSGIPCRVCGSPSSGFHFGALTCEGCKGFFRRMVKEREPGMYKCSTGGHCEISMNTRNMCKACRYQKCINNGMSMEGSRIGRQPNAVKHAISLEVKKQRLELSLEQTAVSLVSSDNQRQMVKEETDTVDTAGAMPCPSTAGPAPLGGLSAATTVEEKDESEATLSLSDVVFTEVHPGVVVKQEPENEQIDEKITESLYAADKELSNMCAVSRAKMDALDKSEFESYPIMWKKQMKHFNFHAQCCIRFSKRIPGFKDILLDDKVALVQNAIYSIVVLNHARHYELDTGFYNFFNFSKREEEVVLQMCPGYTTLQMHFRHMGVIAQTMQMTRMEFILLSCLLLCDPECPGLVAPGQVVELQTLFMNYFHNYEMKTHPNGPVRLGEMLLRISELKLASEQHIQTISGFLSTHPELELPQMFREMFF